The Sphingomonas sp. KR3-1 genome contains a region encoding:
- a CDS encoding AlpA family phage regulatory protein, which yields MQTDTPDRILRIKTVLERTGLSRSTMYRKMQNGTFPRNVQISTRCAGWHESAINAWLKNPMFYEASR from the coding sequence ATGCAGACCGATACCCCCGACCGCATCCTCCGGATCAAGACCGTCCTCGAGCGCACCGGTCTCAGCCGCTCGACCATGTACCGCAAGATGCAGAACGGTACCTTTCCCCGGAACGTCCAGATCAGTACGCGCTGCGCCGGCTGGCACGAGTCCGCGATCAACGCCTGGCTAAAAAATCCGATGTTCTACGAAGCGAGTCGTTAG
- a CDS encoding RHS repeat-associated core domain-containing protein has protein sequence MERMNFGRPRGRTGRRAYLLLATILATGVAAPAMGQAISPHPNLDANGMDLTDGSFAINVKIASVGSGDAELPLTAISGDFDNWNAIQFQKTTSGSTTHYTIPLGLKYDHFTQASQLSTVGSGAVLTDATDTATYRALDGSVITFTNPVGTLGGLSNLCDYNNTTNCYLLPESITDKGGKTVHLEWDVHQNCSLSIDAPDCTFSWRLARVYNNAGSEIDFTYASNSVGIRANPGPTWYQRTTAVLSGGGASGGTTGTVTYARPSTGVTTITTPGGRTWRFTGANALRRPGASSDTLVRSGSNVTHDGVTTNYNYSVSGTTATMVVTDAQSHTTTIVSDLTKHRPTSVTDANGKVTGYTYDSLGRPTEISYPEGNKVQYTYDGRGNTAETRLKAKPGSGLSDIVTTAGYDSSCSNPLTCNSPNWTKDALGNQTDFAYDSGTGLVTSVTRPAATSGSNRPQTRYSYTTNAAGVAQLTGISQCRTGVAPGCVGTADEVKATVAYDAALNVTSVTTAAGDGSLSATTTATYDAAGNLLTVDGPLSGSGDTVTYRYDADRLRVGAISSDPDGAGSRKRRALKTSYTSDGQPSVTEVGTVDGTTDTDWSAFVSSEQLTDGYDTNARKTREVLTAGGSTYGVSEYSYDTLGRPDCMATRMNSAAWGSALAACTAATAGSAGPDRIVRASYDAVGRRSKVQTAYGTADQSDEVTTTYTDNGELASVTDGEVNKTSYEYDGFDRPAKTYYPVSTQGTASSSGSDYEQFGYDAASNVTSRRLRDGTTITYGYDYLNRVISKVTPNIANFDWDVAYGYNLIGQATSVVGNGAVDDTFVYDALGRLTNENNYGAATYHSYDLAGRQTRLTWSDGFYVDYDYNVTGETIAIRENGATSGAGVLASYGYDDLGRRTSITRGNGTTTSYSYDGVSRLSSIAQNLAGSSYDFTHSLSYNPASQIASLTRSNDAYAWNGYYNVDRPYTVNGLNQLAAAGSTALGYDGRGNLTSSGSLSYDYTSENRLATAPGYTLAYEPGGGQLLQLHENLSGQDTRFAYSGGQLISELTYTGSSWAIAKRYVPGPSADEPIVWYEGAGTSDRRWLHADERGSVVAVSDGSGNVIGVNSYDEYGIPSGGNIGRFQYTGQAWMPEFGMYYYKARMYSPTLGRFMQADSISYIAGMNLYNYTMGDPINFNDPSGHDIKCNDGTSIPSTTTGDDACDGHGGFSNELSNGGAGYGAFSGSLLWGIIRGSVGSISSITDSVGGGGGYSPYPPTPDDRPCIPTTVSGGGYIGGSGELGAAAIGAAGQGSLSAMSFTNGETAVFKTTGAYAGGPGWGASYPSSASGLYSTAGGIVAGFSLGAGGGISATNATSPGQLAGVAQTYNANVGVVSVSASFGENGIFSVNAGLSLGFSFDASTYQTNTTIVAQQKSGC, from the coding sequence ATGGAACGGATGAACTTCGGCCGCCCGCGCGGTCGGACGGGACGCCGCGCGTACCTGCTGCTCGCCACGATTCTCGCCACCGGCGTTGCCGCCCCAGCGATGGGCCAGGCGATCTCGCCGCACCCCAATCTCGACGCGAACGGCATGGACCTGACCGATGGCAGCTTCGCGATTAACGTGAAGATCGCTTCGGTTGGCTCGGGGGACGCCGAACTTCCCCTTACCGCGATCTCCGGTGATTTCGACAATTGGAACGCCATCCAGTTTCAGAAGACGACATCGGGCAGCACCACGCACTATACTATCCCGCTGGGGCTTAAATACGACCATTTCACCCAGGCGAGTCAGCTATCGACTGTGGGCTCGGGCGCGGTGCTGACCGATGCGACCGACACCGCGACCTATCGCGCACTCGACGGCTCGGTCATCACGTTCACCAACCCGGTCGGGACGCTCGGTGGGCTGTCGAATCTGTGCGACTACAACAACACTACCAACTGCTATTTGCTGCCCGAGAGTATCACCGACAAGGGCGGCAAGACGGTGCATCTCGAGTGGGACGTCCACCAGAACTGCTCGCTTTCGATCGATGCGCCAGACTGCACGTTCAGCTGGCGCCTCGCCCGCGTTTACAATAACGCCGGTTCGGAAATTGATTTCACCTACGCCAGCAACTCCGTTGGCATCCGTGCTAATCCCGGGCCTACATGGTACCAGAGAACGACGGCCGTGCTTTCTGGCGGCGGTGCCAGCGGCGGCACTACGGGCACCGTTACCTATGCCAGGCCCTCAACTGGCGTTACTACGATTACCACGCCCGGTGGCCGGACTTGGCGCTTCACCGGTGCGAACGCGCTCCGCCGGCCGGGCGCAAGTAGCGATACGCTGGTTCGCTCCGGAAGTAACGTCACGCACGACGGCGTGACGACCAACTACAATTATTCCGTGTCGGGCACGACGGCGACCATGGTGGTTACCGATGCGCAGTCGCACACGACGACGATCGTCTCCGACCTGACTAAGCATCGCCCGACCTCGGTAACGGACGCGAATGGCAAGGTGACGGGCTACACCTATGACAGTTTGGGTCGGCCGACCGAGATCAGCTATCCAGAGGGAAACAAGGTCCAATATACCTATGACGGTCGCGGCAACACCGCCGAGACGCGGCTGAAGGCCAAGCCTGGATCGGGTCTGTCGGATATCGTCACCACGGCGGGCTATGACAGCAGCTGCTCCAACCCGCTGACTTGCAACAGCCCGAACTGGACGAAGGACGCGCTCGGCAACCAGACCGACTTCGCCTATGATAGCGGAACCGGTCTCGTTACCAGCGTGACGCGACCCGCCGCGACGAGTGGCTCGAACCGGCCGCAGACGCGCTACAGCTACACCACCAATGCCGCCGGCGTCGCGCAGCTCACCGGCATATCGCAATGTCGGACCGGCGTGGCACCTGGCTGTGTCGGGACCGCTGACGAAGTGAAGGCGACGGTGGCCTATGACGCCGCGCTCAACGTAACCAGCGTGACCACCGCCGCAGGCGACGGTTCGCTGAGCGCAACCACAACGGCGACCTATGATGCCGCGGGCAATCTGCTGACTGTCGATGGGCCGCTTTCGGGTAGCGGCGATACGGTCACCTATCGCTACGATGCGGATCGGTTGCGGGTCGGCGCGATCTCATCAGATCCGGACGGTGCTGGCTCCCGCAAGCGCCGAGCGCTGAAAACAAGCTACACCAGCGACGGTCAGCCTAGCGTGACCGAGGTGGGAACCGTGGATGGCACGACAGATACCGATTGGTCGGCCTTCGTATCGTCGGAGCAGCTTACCGACGGCTATGACACGAATGCCCGCAAGACACGCGAGGTCCTGACCGCGGGCGGCTCCACTTATGGCGTCAGCGAATATAGCTATGACACGCTGGGGCGGCCAGACTGCATGGCGACGCGGATGAACAGCGCTGCCTGGGGCTCAGCGCTTGCTGCATGCACGGCGGCGACTGCCGGCAGCGCCGGCCCCGATCGTATCGTAAGGGCCAGCTACGATGCCGTTGGCCGCCGGTCCAAGGTGCAGACCGCCTATGGCACCGCCGACCAGTCCGACGAGGTAACCACGACCTATACCGATAATGGTGAACTCGCGAGCGTCACCGATGGCGAGGTCAATAAGACCAGCTACGAATATGACGGGTTTGATCGCCCGGCCAAGACCTATTACCCGGTGAGCACCCAGGGTACCGCGAGCAGTTCGGGCAGCGACTATGAACAGTTCGGCTATGACGCGGCGAGCAACGTCACCAGCCGTCGCCTGCGTGATGGCACAACGATTACCTACGGATATGACTATCTCAATCGCGTCATCAGCAAGGTCACGCCAAATATTGCCAATTTCGATTGGGACGTGGCCTATGGCTATAACTTGATCGGTCAGGCTACGAGCGTAGTCGGCAACGGCGCTGTGGATGATACCTTCGTCTATGACGCGCTGGGACGGCTGACCAATGAGAATAATTATGGCGCGGCCACCTATCACAGTTATGATCTGGCTGGACGGCAGACGCGGCTGACCTGGAGCGACGGCTTTTACGTCGACTATGATTACAACGTCACCGGGGAGACGATCGCGATCCGCGAGAACGGCGCGACCTCCGGTGCAGGCGTGCTCGCGAGCTATGGATATGACGATCTGGGGCGCCGGACGAGCATCACGCGCGGCAACGGCACGACGACGAGCTACAGCTATGACGGCGTTTCGCGCCTATCATCGATTGCGCAGAATCTCGCTGGAAGCAGCTACGATTTTACCCACAGCCTCAGCTATAATCCCGCCAGCCAGATCGCATCGCTCACGCGCTCGAACGACGCCTATGCTTGGAACGGGTACTACAATGTCGATCGCCCTTATACAGTCAACGGCCTGAACCAGCTCGCTGCGGCTGGCTCGACTGCGCTGGGCTATGATGGTCGAGGCAATCTGACCAGTTCAGGGAGTCTGAGCTATGATTACACCAGCGAGAATCGCCTCGCGACGGCACCAGGTTATACCCTGGCCTATGAGCCGGGTGGCGGCCAGTTGCTACAGCTCCACGAGAATTTGAGCGGGCAGGACACACGCTTCGCTTATTCCGGCGGACAGCTCATTAGTGAGCTCACCTACACCGGCTCGAGTTGGGCGATTGCCAAGCGCTATGTGCCAGGGCCCAGCGCCGACGAGCCGATTGTGTGGTACGAAGGCGCGGGCACAAGTGATCGGCGCTGGCTGCACGCCGACGAGCGCGGTTCGGTGGTCGCAGTGAGCGACGGCTCAGGCAACGTCATCGGCGTGAATAGCTACGATGAATATGGAATTCCCTCAGGGGGAAATATCGGGCGGTTCCAGTATACGGGGCAGGCTTGGATGCCTGAGTTCGGCATGTATTATTATAAGGCTCGTATGTATTCGCCGACGCTTGGGCGCTTCATGCAGGCAGACTCAATAAGCTATATCGCTGGAATGAACCTATATAATTATACGATGGGAGATCCAATTAATTTTAATGATCCTTCTGGACATGACATTAAGTGCAATGACGGAACTTCAATCCCCTCAACTACAACAGGTGATGATGCTTGTGATGGCCATGGAGGATTCAGTAATGAATTGTCCAATGGGGGAGCGGGGTACGGAGCCTTCAGCGGTAGTCTTTTGTGGGGAATAATTCGAGGATCTGTAGGAAGCATTAGCTCTATAACCGATTCTGTTGGGGGGGGCGGAGGGTACTCTCCCTATCCTCCGACACCCGACGATCGCCCCTGCATTCCAACGACAGTTTCGGGTGGCGGATACATTGGAGGATCCGGGGAGCTCGGAGCTGCTGCCATCGGTGCGGCGGGGCAGGGCTCATTGTCGGCAATGAGTTTTACCAATGGAGAGACTGCTGTTTTCAAGACGACCGGAGCGTATGCCGGTGGTCCAGGTTGGGGCGCTAGTTATCCGAGTTCAGCAAGCGGGCTATACAGCACTGCTGGCGGCATTGTGGCGGGATTCTCGCTCGGCGCAGGGGGAGGGATATCCGCAACGAATGCGACGAGTCCGGGGCAGTTGGCGGGGGTAGCTCAGACTTATAATGCTAATGTAGGAGTAGTCTCCGTGAGCGCATCTTTTGGAGAAAACGGGATTTTTTCGGTTAATGCGGGGCTTTCTCTGGGATTTTCATTTGATGCTAGCACATATCAGACTAATACAACCATTGTTGCGCAACAAAAAAGTGGCTGCTGA
- a CDS encoding TrbC/VirB2 family protein — MSGLAFAFALAPSLAEPDGSSPFVAAALWIEGVALGSIATSIAVIAVASVGFLMLGGRLPVRRGITVAGGCFILFGAPVIASGIINFATDGTRDPSPPPPVSVQHSRLVVPTPQPTRGYDPYAGAAVPQR; from the coding sequence ATGAGCGGCCTCGCATTTGCCTTCGCTCTCGCCCCGTCGCTCGCCGAACCCGACGGATCGAGCCCATTCGTAGCTGCGGCGCTTTGGATCGAAGGCGTCGCACTCGGATCGATCGCTACCAGCATCGCCGTGATCGCCGTCGCCAGCGTCGGTTTTCTGATGCTGGGCGGCCGGCTGCCGGTCCGTCGCGGCATAACGGTAGCTGGCGGCTGCTTCATTCTCTTCGGCGCGCCCGTGATCGCCTCGGGCATCATCAATTTCGCCACCGACGGCACGAGAGACCCATCCCCGCCGCCTCCGGTCTCGGTCCAGCATTCGCGCCTGGTAGTACCGACACCGCAGCCGACACGAGGATACGACCCCTATGCCGGGGCGGCCGTTCCTCAGCGTTGA